TTCGCCTCTTCAGCGACGACCGCCTTCCTGATCACGTCAGGGCGGTACAGGGTGTTGAACACCTGTGGCAATGCGACTGTCTTGACGACCTCGCCCTTGATTGAATAAACATTGACTTCGCTCTTCTTTTCGGCCATTGATTACGCCCCCTGCTTGGATTCAGTGGATACATACACTATGCTGGGCGCTTCCTTCATGTTGCCACCGTGGTTCCTTACCGGGTCCCTCAGGCGTACCAGCCTCTTGGTCGGGCCGGGCACGGAGCCGTGGATCAGAACATACTGGTTGACGATGGTTCCATAATGAACGAACCCGCCTTTCGGGTTGATCTCCTCGCCAGTAGCTCCGATCTTCAGGACCAGCTTGTTGACCTCGGTCCTCTGGTGGTATCCCATCTGACCGGATTGCGGAGCGGTGTTCCTGACATACCCAGGCCTCTTCGGACCGAGGGTACCGACCATCCTCCGGTGCTTGCTGTTCTTGTGGGAAAGCAGCTTGATGCCCCATCTCTTGGTGGCTCCCTGGAACCCCTTTCCCTTGGTGATCGCTGCGACATCGATGAAGTTGCCTTCCTTGGCGAAATCGGTGACGCTGATGTCCTTGCCGAGAATGGTCTTGGCGTACTCCATCCTCTTGTCCATCGTCGCACCGCCGATCCTAAGCTCCATGAGCTCAGGGACCTTCTTCGGCACTCCCTTCACCATCTTCGGCTGGGTGTAAGCAAGTACGCGGATATCCTCGATATCCACCGTCTTCAGCTTCTCCCATGCCTTGTCAGCATCATACTTCTTAGGTATCGGCACGCGCCTGGAAAGTACCTCGTCCACTCCGCTGGCCCAGACCTCTCCTGCGGTCTTGAGTCCATACCGGGTGTTCTCGTAGACCCTTATGGCCGCGATCTTCATCGGCGGCACCTCCAGCACGGTGACCGGGATCCTGATCTCCTGACCCGCGGTCGTGCTGGTCTTGTTGTAGTCCACTATGAACATGTGGGTCATCCCGGCCTTATAGCCAGCGAATCCCTGTATCTTAGGGCCTTCGCTGATCTCGGGCCAGGCATCCAGCTTGGGCGTCTGTCTCGAAGCCCTTTTCCTTGGCGAATACGCCATCGAACCTTGTCTCGGACGTCTTCTGTTTGGCATGATTCCCTCTCCCTACGTTGATTGGAGAGCACACTCTCAGTTGCTAACGCCTGTTCTCAAGAGTGTTGAGGTCAGCACCTTCGACCGTGACACCGTTTTGCTTCCCCAGAACTTAGCCTTGGGAAGGGTATAGGGTTGCGTGTGCATTGCCCATGGGGTCTGGTCGAACGTCCTCAGTGCGTTGAGCACCTCTCGCATACCGATATTGGTATATAAGCTCTACGGTCCGCCGGAGGCAGGAAAAAACACCCCCGGCCAGACATCATTTATTCCCATCCCTTTTTGTGCGGAACGGGTTAATAAAGGAAATCAGAGCTTTCCTTCCTTCGCCTTCTTCTGCAGCCGGGTCCGCCTCTCCTTGGATGTGAAACCGGTTACCTTCTCCAGGAACACGTTGTATTGCTTTATCGTGTCCGCGGCAAGCTCTACGCTGGCCTTTGTGTCGGTGGTGGTGTTGACGGTGACATTGGACTTGTCCTTCACTTTTGCCTCGAGGTGTGTCATAGCCCCATACGTGGCAACGACCATGTCGCCTTCGACCTTTGCGCTTCCGAACACCTCTTCGGCGATCTTCCTCAGACCGTCTCCCTCGAGTTCCTTCCCATGTCCTTTCTTTACGTCATAATCCATCGAATCACCTTGAAATCTTAGAGCGGGATCTCGTCCTCTAGGTGCCGGGAGAGGTCCACCGTCGTCGCCATAACGTCCTGCACCTGGAGCAACATCTTCCATTCGTCCTTGCAGCCGCATTCCAGGCTGTCAAGGCACTTCGGGTCCTGCTCGAACGAGAAACGCTGGACCGCATCAAGTACCTTTCTGTCACATTTCTCGCAATTGTGCACACCCCGCAGGGTCCCTGCCCCGCTCGGGGAGCTGAAAAGCCGGGGTCCGCCCTGCCTCCATCCCGCCTTCAATACTTCCACCAGCGACCATATCCAAGGTGAACGGTAATCGCCCCTCCGCCACATCTCCTCAATGACCGTCCCGGACTGGACGTTTACCGGGTTTATGGAGATGCTTTCCGAATATGGCCGAGCGAACTCGATGGAGGCAGCAGTGTCCCGGATGGCTCGGGCTTCGGTCAGGAACGGCGGTTTCAGCAACAGATAGGTCCTCACCGGGATCGCGTGACGCTTCAACGTTTCGGCGGCCTTGACATAATCGGCCACGGTGAACCCTTTCCTTATGGAATGACGCAGCACATCGTCATCGGCAGACTCCAGTCCGAGCGCTACCAGCACTTTCCCCTTGGGCAGGGGCCCAAGCGTCTCATCGGTAACGAACTCGGGCCTGGTCTCGAATATGATCTTCTGTGCCTGCGGGAACGAATCTAATATCTCCAGCCTCAGCTCGGACGGGACCTCCCTGTCATCAAGGAAGCTGCCCGAGGTGTATATCTTCACCATCGGCTCACCGGCGTACTTGTGCTTTACGCTAGCCAACTGGGCCCTCAGGTCCTCTGTGGTTATTCCCTGATCGCTCTCGATGTTATAACCGCACATGGTGCATCCTTTCTGGAATGCCCACCAGCAGCCCTTGGTGCGCAATATCGCCACCATCGCCTTGACCTTGTCCGTTCCGATCATGTCGTCCTCCTTCCAGACGGCCGTCGGCATGCACCGCAGAGCTACATCGTTCATTTCGGATCAGTCTCGCATCGACGCCTAGCGTCAGGATTGTGTCATCCTGCCGTCGGATATAAAGTTGTCCCGATGACCGTTGTCAGGTCACGATTGCATCGGGAATCGACAGGCCAGGGCATAAGTTCGATGTTATCATTGATGATTTCCGGGGGATGTCTTTTTTAATATCCTCTCAGCGCTCCACATTTCCAAATATGATTCAGAAAGGATTACCGGACGTCACCGCCCAGAACGACGGAGAACGGTCCCTGACCTAGCCACAATGATCAGTATGAGGCGATAGGGTGAGAGCTTAATGAACGTGTTAGTGGCAAACGACGGAAAACCGCATTCAGAGAAGGCAGCACATTATGCCATCGTGCTAGCCAAGGTTCTCAGATGCAATCTATATGCCATTTATGTGGTGAGCCCGAAGGCCGAATTGGAAAAGGACAAGAACATAAGGAATGGAATGAGGGTTCTTGGCCGGACCAAGATCAAGGCCGCGGAGATCGGGGTCGAGCTGAACACGCTCCTCGAGGCCGGAGATCCGTGCGATACGATCATGGAGGCGGCGGAGAGGATCGAGGCCGACATGATCATAATGGGAAGCTCTGGGAAGACCGGGATGAAGGCCAAGTTCTCCGGCAGCACCGCAGAATCGATCTATAAGGCGGCCGATTGCACGGTCACTGTGGTAAGATGATATGGGTGATCTCTGCCATATCGGATCTCGCTGAAACGACCGTTGATCGCGACAATCTTAGGAAGGGTCCTTCCGTTCAATAACGGTCCATGGTACCTCGTCTCCTAGACAGGTTCTCGAAAAGGGCGAACATGAGATATCCCAAGAATATCGCCACCAGACCTACCGCCAATTCCAATCCCACCGTTCCTGAGATGCCGAGCAGCGAAGTCCCGTCCACCGCTGCCCTGGCCGCATCCGTGCCGAAAGTCATCGGTATCGCATATGAGATCGGCTGCAGGTATCCGGGCAGGTAAGAGACCGGAAAATTGACGCCGCAGAGGAGCAGCCCGATGAACAGGAATATGTTAGCGATGATCATCGAGGTCCTCAGGTAAAGGCCGACCGAGCTGAGCATGAGGCCGAACCCGGTCATGGAGAATGCGGTGACGATCACCACCACTCCCAGGGCCATCATGTCGGTGTGCGAGAAATCCACTCCGAACAGGAAGGCTGCATAGAACAGTGCGATCACCGCGGTCGCGATGCCGTTGACGATCTGGAACATGGCCCTCCCGACGAACATGGCCATACGGTTCGCCGGGGTCGAAAGGATCGGCACCAGCGTACCCTGTTGCTTCTCCTCGCCGGTGATGTTGCAGACCGCAAAAACGGTAACGTAGGAGATCGACTGCAACGCGTTACCGATCGCCACGTAGGTCACGCTTATGTCCGGGTTCTGCACGTATTTCGTGACGTAGACGAAGAAAGCGATCTGGAAAAGGGAGATGGTGAAAAGCTGCATTATCCACATCGGCGGGGACAGCCAATTGAAGAGGGCGTTCTTGGCCAGAACTGCCGATGACCAGAAAACCCGGACGAACTCGGTGAGACGGCGGAGCATTCTAGATCCTCCCGATGTCGCCCTTTACCCGGACCCTTTCCTCGACCGCCCGGAACAGGAAGAACGCTACGAAGACGTAGGCGAGCGCCAGGACCATCATCATCCCCATGTCGCCCCAATAGCCGGGATCGAGCCCCGCGTACCCACTGATGGCGGAATAACGCATGGCGTCGATCCCCCAGGAAGGGGCCAAGGAAAGCGACAGCGGACCGGTCAGCGCCGGCAACATGGCTATCGGGAACATGGTCCCGGTGCCGACATATATCGGGAACTCCAGTCCGTTGGTCAGAACGCTCGCGTTCCTGGTCAGGACGAAGGCCGAGCTGAAGACCAGCCCCAGTGCCGCCAGCGACATGAGCGTCACGAACAGCGAAAGGAAGAACAACAGCGGGTCTGCGAGGGCCAGCGGCACCTGGAACCAGAACACCGCTATGATGAATATGAAAACTGCGTTGA
This genomic stretch from Methanomassiliicoccales archaeon harbors:
- a CDS encoding 50S ribosomal protein L3, which codes for MPNRRRPRQGSMAYSPRKRASRQTPKLDAWPEISEGPKIQGFAGYKAGMTHMFIVDYNKTSTTAGQEIRIPVTVLEVPPMKIAAIRVYENTRYGLKTAGEVWASGVDEVLSRRVPIPKKYDADKAWEKLKTVDIEDIRVLAYTQPKMVKGVPKKVPELMELRIGGATMDKRMEYAKTILGKDISVTDFAKEGNFIDVAAITKGKGFQGATKRWGIKLLSHKNSKHRRMVGTLGPKRPGYVRNTAPQSGQMGYHQRTEVNKLVLKIGATGEEINPKGGFVHYGTIVNQYVLIHGSVPGPTKRLVRLRDPVRNHGGNMKEAPSIVYVSTESKQGA
- a CDS encoding DUF5611 family protein codes for the protein MDYDVKKGHGKELEGDGLRKIAEEVFGSAKVEGDMVVATYGAMTHLEAKVKDKSNVTVNTTTDTKASVELAADTIKQYNVFLEKVTGFTSKERRTRLQKKAKEGKL
- a CDS encoding archaeosine biosynthesis radical SAM protein RaSEA, yielding MNDVALRCMPTAVWKEDDMIGTDKVKAMVAILRTKGCWWAFQKGCTMCGYNIESDQGITTEDLRAQLASVKHKYAGEPMVKIYTSGSFLDDREVPSELRLEILDSFPQAQKIIFETRPEFVTDETLGPLPKGKVLVALGLESADDDVLRHSIRKGFTVADYVKAAETLKRHAIPVRTYLLLKPPFLTEARAIRDTAASIEFARPYSESISINPVNVQSGTVIEEMWRRGDYRSPWIWSLVEVLKAGWRQGGPRLFSSPSGAGTLRGVHNCEKCDRKVLDAVQRFSFEQDPKCLDSLECGCKDEWKMLLQVQDVMATTVDLSRHLEDEIPL
- a CDS encoding universal stress protein gives rise to the protein MNVLVANDGKPHSEKAAHYAIVLAKVLRCNLYAIYVVSPKAELEKDKNIRNGMRVLGRTKIKAAEIGVELNTLLEAGDPCDTIMEAAERIEADMIIMGSSGKTGMKAKFSGSTAESIYKAADCTVTVVR
- a CDS encoding ABC transporter permease → MLRRLTEFVRVFWSSAVLAKNALFNWLSPPMWIMQLFTISLFQIAFFVYVTKYVQNPDISVTYVAIGNALQSISYVTVFAVCNITGEEKQQGTLVPILSTPANRMAMFVGRAMFQIVNGIATAVIALFYAAFLFGVDFSHTDMMALGVVVIVTAFSMTGFGLMLSSVGLYLRTSMIIANIFLFIGLLLCGVNFPVSYLPGYLQPISYAIPMTFGTDAARAAVDGTSLLGISGTVGLELAVGLVAIFLGYLMFALFENLSRRRGTMDRY
- a CDS encoding ABC transporter permease encodes the protein MTRLRALTSSFRHQMLHFFAEPQWLIPNIIAPFVMTLVALMLFRNASGNFILYAILGGGMMGMWGNTLYSSGYSIQFDRWNGTLEAVLATPAPLVWIIAGRSLWNALVGILNAVFIFIIAVFWFQVPLALADPLLFFLSLFVTLMSLAALGLVFSSAFVLTRNASVLTNGLEFPIYVGTGTMFPIAMLPALTGPLSLSLAPSWGIDAMRYSAISGYAGLDPGYWGDMGMMMVLALAYVFVAFFLFRAVEERVRVKGDIGRI